Proteins co-encoded in one Metabacillus sp. KUDC1714 genomic window:
- a CDS encoding penicillin-binding protein 1A → MSEQYRSREERKRQQAQNSPKQKKQRKQKNKKSSPLWKKILLTLLAIGIVGMVAGGITFAAIVAGAPPLDDKKLKDSFSSVIYDINGEEITEFGQVKRTYVPYDDIPKVLEEAVLATEDARFYEHNGVDIIRLGGALLANVKEGFGAEGGSTITQQVIKNSLLTTEKTITRKVQEVWLAFQLEQKYSKQEIIEMYLNKIYFPGNVYGVAQAAESFYGKDLSELELHEAAMIAGIPQSPNNYNPRTNPESAEKRRNIVLTLMAKHGFITEAEADEAKNIPVQSTVIEPTEKANPYHAFVEEVIEEVKEKTDIDAGSAGLEIYTTLDPKAQDTVENVLNGDTLNYPDDKLQAGIALIDTQTGEIRAIGGGRNQPVGGYNYATDTRRQPGSTIKPILDYGPAIEHLEYDSTYAQEIDEPYTYSDGKTPINNWDRSYKGQMSIRQALADSRNIPALKALQKVGLEKAQDFAQGLGIPLPEIHESYAIGGFKHGVSPLQMAGAFSAFGNNGIFIEPHAVKKIVLSDGTEISLAPEPEPAMSDYTAFMITDMMKSVVEYGTGKSVAIPGVNIAGKTGTTNFTDDDRAKYNIPSGAAKDAWFVGYNPNYTAAVWTGYNISEDSEKVYLDSSDQKLARAMFKEVFSEIAGDDTADFEQPDSVVKKAVEKGSMEAVLASEYTPSSRISYEYFVKGSEPSKVSKKYVNQKPNKPSNLNINYDQVTNSISLSWSFDEKALDNVSFEVRQSVDEGQYQVVNTSKNMGYEIADVIPGAIYSFQVVAVSDDDNSNRSNAAATKIQVPEPEVDVPELPGDAEGTEEENVEDDKNNNGNGNENGNGNQEENGNDNQGEGENGNGNQNENEGEDGTQDGEEVTNPEDTTDTPPATDASTPPQDNNGRKNEEDGEEE, encoded by the coding sequence ATGTCAGAACAATATAGAAGTCGTGAAGAGCGGAAACGACAACAGGCGCAAAACTCGCCAAAGCAAAAAAAACAACGAAAACAAAAAAATAAGAAATCATCTCCATTGTGGAAAAAGATTTTATTAACATTATTAGCAATTGGTATCGTGGGAATGGTTGCAGGTGGAATTACATTTGCAGCAATTGTAGCTGGGGCACCTCCTTTAGATGATAAAAAATTAAAAGATTCTTTCTCCTCAGTCATCTACGATATAAATGGCGAGGAAATTACTGAATTCGGTCAAGTTAAACGGACATATGTCCCTTATGATGACATTCCTAAAGTTCTTGAAGAAGCAGTTCTTGCAACAGAGGATGCACGTTTTTATGAACATAACGGGGTGGACATTATCCGTCTAGGTGGTGCACTTTTAGCAAACGTAAAAGAAGGCTTTGGTGCCGAAGGTGGTAGTACAATAACACAGCAGGTTATTAAAAACTCCCTTTTAACAACTGAAAAAACGATTACACGTAAAGTTCAAGAGGTATGGCTAGCATTTCAATTAGAACAAAAATATTCAAAACAAGAAATTATTGAAATGTATTTAAATAAAATTTACTTTCCTGGAAATGTATATGGTGTAGCACAAGCTGCAGAATCGTTTTATGGTAAGGACTTAAGTGAGCTAGAGCTTCATGAGGCAGCAATGATCGCTGGTATTCCTCAAAGTCCAAATAACTATAATCCAAGAACAAATCCTGAGAGTGCAGAGAAACGACGTAATATCGTGTTAACATTAATGGCTAAGCATGGTTTTATTACAGAAGCTGAAGCCGATGAGGCAAAGAATATTCCTGTACAATCTACTGTCATCGAACCGACTGAAAAAGCAAACCCTTATCATGCATTCGTTGAAGAAGTTATTGAAGAGGTAAAAGAAAAAACTGATATTGATGCAGGATCTGCTGGATTAGAAATCTATACTACTTTAGATCCGAAAGCTCAAGATACAGTCGAAAATGTGCTAAATGGTGATACACTTAATTATCCTGATGATAAGTTACAAGCTGGTATCGCCTTAATTGATACTCAGACAGGTGAAATTCGAGCAATAGGTGGCGGACGTAATCAACCTGTTGGTGGTTACAATTACGCTACAGACACTAGACGACAACCAGGATCAACGATTAAACCTATTCTTGATTATGGTCCAGCTATTGAACATTTAGAATATGATTCAACATATGCTCAAGAGATTGATGAGCCATACACATATAGTGATGGAAAAACACCAATAAATAACTGGGATAGAAGTTATAAGGGCCAAATGTCTATTCGACAAGCATTAGCTGATTCAAGAAATATTCCAGCATTAAAAGCATTACAAAAGGTTGGATTAGAAAAAGCTCAAGATTTTGCTCAAGGTCTTGGTATCCCACTACCTGAAATTCATGAGTCATATGCAATCGGTGGTTTTAAACATGGTGTTTCCCCTCTTCAAATGGCAGGAGCATTTAGTGCTTTTGGAAATAATGGGATTTTTATCGAACCACATGCTGTTAAAAAAATTGTTTTAAGTGATGGGACTGAAATAAGTCTTGCTCCAGAACCAGAGCCAGCAATGAGCGATTACACTGCTTTCATGATTACCGACATGATGAAATCTGTTGTAGAATATGGAACTGGTAAATCAGTTGCCATTCCAGGAGTAAATATTGCAGGGAAAACAGGTACTACAAACTTTACTGATGATGATAGAGCAAAATACAATATCCCTTCTGGAGCTGCAAAGGATGCCTGGTTTGTTGGCTATAATCCTAACTATACCGCAGCTGTTTGGACTGGATATAACATTTCAGAGGATAGTGAAAAGGTCTACCTGGATTCGTCAGATCAAAAGCTTGCAAGAGCTATGTTTAAAGAGGTCTTCTCTGAAATTGCAGGTGACGATACAGCAGACTTTGAACAACCAGATAGTGTAGTGAAAAAAGCAGTTGAAAAAGGTTCTATGGAGGCTGTATTAGCAAGTGAATATACACCTTCAAGCAGGATTTCATATGAATATTTTGTTAAAGGTTCTGAGCCTTCAAAGGTTTCAAAAAAATACGTGAACCAAAAACCTAATAAACCATCAAATCTAAATATAAATTATGATCAAGTAACAAATTCTATTAGTCTTAGTTGGAGTTTCGATGAGAAAGCTTTAGATAATGTATCCTTTGAGGTAAGGCAGTCTGTTGATGAAGGCCAATACCAAGTCGTAAATACATCCAAAAATATGGGTTATGAAATAGCAGATGTTATCCCAGGCGCGATCTATTCCTTCCAGGTTGTAGCTGTTAGTGATGATGATAATAGCAATCGAAGTAATGCAGCTGCAACGAAGATTCAAGTACCAGAGCCAGAAGTGGATGTTCCAGAGCTTCCTGGAGATGCTGAAGGAACCGAAGAAGAAAATGTGGAAGATGACAAAAATAACAACGGCAATGGGAACGAGAATGGGAATGGCAATCAAGAAGAAAATGGGAATGACAATCAAGGCGAAGGCGAAAATGGGAATGGGAATCAAAATGAAAACGAAGGCGAAGATGGTACTCAGGACGGTGAAGAAGTAACTAATCCTGAGGATACTACTGATACACCGCCTGCTACCGATGCTAGTACACCTCCCCAAGATAATAATGGGAGAAAAAATGAAGAAGATGGAGAAGAAGAATAG
- a CDS encoding YpoC family protein: MLDNHDTEYKIPESFLFAPFSTKRKTFKKLDMVDIDDILSKELFYFDMLHLVSNQLSKDPPWENSEITVKAVIQQWKMLEPDLQISYAKRKPNLEVESVSIQSISLFLLALFWANNTPIKSLNVKEMMVSELKLKPVNCEERLLFILNKPTGYHSFIQLQQLFAELEKNYYKTLAIQGLKQKKEITAYE; the protein is encoded by the coding sequence ATGCTAGATAATCATGATACTGAATATAAAATTCCAGAATCATTTCTATTTGCTCCTTTTTCTACCAAGAGAAAAACGTTTAAAAAGCTAGATATGGTGGATATTGATGATATCTTAAGTAAAGAACTCTTCTATTTTGATATGCTGCATTTAGTAAGCAATCAATTAAGCAAAGATCCTCCTTGGGAGAACTCAGAAATCACAGTTAAGGCTGTTATCCAGCAATGGAAGATGCTAGAACCGGATTTACAAATAAGTTATGCTAAGAGAAAGCCTAATCTGGAGGTTGAATCCGTATCAATTCAATCTATCTCATTATTTTTACTAGCTCTTTTTTGGGCAAATAATACCCCGATAAAAAGTTTAAATGTAAAAGAGATGATGGTTTCAGAATTAAAACTAAAACCGGTAAATTGTGAAGAACGGTTATTGTTTATACTCAATAAGCCCACTGGATACCATTCTTTTATCCAGCTACAACAATTGTTTGCTGAACTTGAAAAAAATTACTATAAAACATTGGCGATCCAGGGCTTGAAACAAAAAAAAGAGATTACTGCTTACGAGTAA
- the nth gene encoding endonuclease III: protein MLTKVQIRECLDTFHNMFPEAHCELIHDNPFELVIAVALSAQCTDALVNKVTKNLFQKYKTPEDYLAVPLEELQSDIKSIGLYRNKAKNIRSLCETLLEQYNGEVPREHEELIKLAGVGRKTANVVVSVAFGVPAIAVDTHVERVSKRLGICRWKDSVLEVEKTLMRKIPKEEWSDTHHRLIFFGRYHCKAQSPKCDVCPLLHLCREGQKRMKKDKVTNAR from the coding sequence ATGCTAACAAAGGTTCAAATTCGGGAATGTTTAGATACATTTCATAACATGTTTCCAGAAGCACATTGTGAATTAATTCATGATAATCCATTTGAACTTGTTATTGCTGTGGCATTATCAGCACAATGTACAGATGCACTCGTAAATAAAGTTACAAAAAACTTGTTTCAAAAATATAAAACACCAGAGGATTATCTTGCAGTTCCATTAGAGGAATTACAATCCGATATTAAATCTATTGGCTTATACCGTAATAAGGCTAAAAATATCAGAAGCTTGTGTGAAACACTTCTTGAACAATACAATGGAGAGGTTCCTCGTGAGCATGAAGAATTAATAAAGCTTGCAGGAGTAGGGCGTAAAACAGCAAATGTTGTCGTGTCTGTTGCATTCGGTGTTCCAGCTATCGCTGTAGATACACATGTTGAAAGGGTTAGTAAGCGATTAGGAATTTGTCGGTGGAAGGATTCTGTTTTAGAGGTTGAAAAAACATTAATGCGAAAAATTCCCAAAGAAGAATGGTCAGATACTCATCATAGATTGATCTTTTTTGGTCGTTACCATTGTAAAGCCCAGTCACCTAAATGTGATGTTTGTCCACTTTTACATTTATGTCGTGAAGGGCAAAAGCGGATGAAAAAGGATAAAGTTACAAATGCTAGATAA
- a CDS encoding DnaD domain-containing protein, whose protein sequence is MNKEQFIYLQETGNVSIPVILFNNYSKLGLNEEEFMMILQVKKFKQNGNQFPTPTELSEHMSFSTSTCTSILRSLIQRGFLTIEECEENTILFENYSLKPLWDKLYSYLMQENNKLEQEQSKQEDLSLYTIFENEFGRPLSPFECESLAIWIDQDDYDPVIIKAALREAVMSGKLNFRYIDRILFEWKKNGIRTIDQARNHAKKFRQHQGNSSSKQQVNQEEYQRKVPFYNWLES, encoded by the coding sequence ATGAATAAAGAACAATTCATATATTTACAGGAGACGGGAAATGTATCAATACCCGTTATTTTATTTAATAATTATTCAAAATTAGGTCTCAACGAAGAGGAATTTATGATGATTCTCCAAGTTAAAAAATTTAAACAAAATGGGAATCAGTTTCCAACCCCAACGGAGTTATCCGAACACATGTCATTTTCTACATCAACATGTACTTCAATTTTAAGAAGTTTAATTCAAAGAGGTTTTTTAACAATAGAGGAATGTGAAGAAAATACGATACTTTTTGAAAACTATTCTTTAAAACCTTTATGGGATAAGTTATATTCCTATTTAATGCAGGAAAACAACAAATTAGAGCAGGAGCAAAGCAAGCAAGAGGATCTAAGCTTGTATACCATTTTTGAAAATGAATTTGGCCGCCCACTATCTCCGTTCGAGTGTGAATCATTAGCAATATGGATTGATCAAGATGATTATGATCCAGTTATCATAAAAGCTGCTCTAAGAGAAGCTGTCATGTCAGGTAAGTTGAACTTTCGCTATATTGATCGAATTTTATTTGAATGGAAAAAGAATGGGATTCGAACAATTGATCAAGCACGAAATCATGCTAAAAAATTTCGTCAACATCAAGGAAACTCTTCTAGTAAGCAGCAAGTGAATCAAGAGGAGTATCAACGTAAAGTTCCTTTTTATAATTGGCTTGAGAGCTAG
- the asnS gene encoding asparagine--tRNA ligase codes for MKTTIVEVGKFVGQEVTIGAWVANKRSSGKIAFLQLRDGTGFIQGVVVKAEVDEAIFQKAKSITQETSIYVSGIVREDERSPFGFELGVTGIKVIAESVDYPITPKEHGTEFLMDHRHLWLRSKRQHAVMKIRNEIIRATYEFFNKEGFVKVDPPILTGSAPEGTSELFHTKYFDEDAYLSQSGQLYMEAAAMALGKVFSFGPTFRAEKSKTRRHLIEFWMIEPEMAFYEFEDNLSVQEAYVSYIVQSVLKNCALELNTLGRDISKLEQIKAPFPRITYDDAITFLHEKGFTEIKWGDDFGAPHETAIAESYDKPVFITHYPTSLKPFYMQPDADREEVVLCADLIAPEGYGEIIGGSERIHDMELLKQRLDQHELDSDAYKWYLELREYGSVPHSGFGLGLERTVAWISGVEHVRETIPFPRLLNRLYP; via the coding sequence GTGAAAACAACGATAGTAGAAGTAGGAAAATTTGTCGGACAAGAAGTGACAATTGGAGCTTGGGTTGCAAATAAACGTTCAAGTGGAAAAATTGCTTTTTTACAATTAAGAGATGGAACAGGATTTATTCAAGGTGTTGTTGTAAAAGCAGAGGTTGATGAGGCAATTTTTCAAAAAGCCAAATCAATCACACAAGAAACTTCCATTTATGTCTCTGGGATCGTACGTGAGGATGAACGATCACCGTTTGGATTTGAACTTGGAGTAACTGGAATCAAAGTAATTGCTGAATCAGTTGATTATCCGATAACACCAAAAGAACATGGTACTGAGTTTTTAATGGATCATCGTCACTTATGGCTTCGTTCTAAACGTCAACACGCCGTAATGAAGATTAGAAATGAGATTATTCGTGCAACATATGAATTTTTTAATAAAGAAGGCTTTGTAAAGGTAGACCCTCCAATTTTAACTGGAAGTGCTCCTGAAGGTACATCAGAACTTTTTCATACGAAATATTTCGATGAAGATGCTTATCTTTCACAAAGCGGTCAGTTATATATGGAAGCTGCAGCAATGGCATTAGGGAAAGTATTTTCCTTTGGGCCAACCTTTAGAGCAGAGAAATCAAAAACACGCCGTCATTTAATTGAATTTTGGATGATTGAACCAGAGATGGCCTTTTATGAATTTGAGGACAATTTGAGTGTTCAAGAAGCATATGTATCTTATATTGTACAGAGTGTGCTTAAGAACTGTGCATTGGAATTAAATACTTTAGGAAGAGATATTTCTAAGTTAGAGCAAATTAAAGCGCCATTCCCAAGAATTACTTATGATGATGCGATTACGTTCCTTCATGAAAAAGGCTTTACAGAAATCAAATGGGGTGATGATTTTGGTGCTCCACATGAAACTGCAATAGCCGAAAGCTATGATAAACCAGTATTTATTACTCATTATCCAACAAGCTTAAAGCCATTTTATATGCAGCCTGACGCAGATCGTGAGGAGGTAGTACTATGTGCAGACTTAATTGCACCTGAGGGCTATGGTGAGATTATTGGTGGTTCTGAACGTATACATGATATGGAATTACTTAAACAACGCTTAGATCAACATGAGCTAGATAGTGATGCATATAAATGGTACTTAGAGCTTAGAGAATATGGTTCTGTTCCACACTCAGGCTTTGGACTAGGACTTGAACGAACAGTTGCCTGGATTAGCGGTGTAGAGCATGTACGTGAGACAATTCCATTCCCACGTTTATTAAATAGACTTTATCCATAA